The genomic segment TCCGCCCGGCGCGGGGCGCATCACGGACCGTCCCGAACGTGCTGGTCGCGGGCAGGCAACTGATCGGTCGCGCTTCCTGACACGCACCGATGAGTCTGCGAACGGCATTCGGTCACAAGTGGCACCAAGTGGTGCGGCGAGAGCCGACGACTACCTCAACGAGGAGGAGACGGAGTGAACACACCGCCCATCGTTTCGCCCGAGGAGTGGCAGACCGCCTGGGAGAACTTGCTCGTCAAGGAGAAGGAGCTGACCCGCGCCCGCGACGCCCTGGCCGCCGAGCGCCGGCGCATGCCCTGGATGGCAGTCGAGAAGGACTACCGCTTCGAGGGCCCCGACGGGCCCGCGAGCCTGCTCGACCTGTTCGAGGGCCGGCGCCAGCTGGTCGTCTATCGCGCCTTCTACGCGCCGGATGTCACCACGTACCCACAGGCGGGTGGCGCGTACCCGGAGCGGGCCTGCGTGGGTTGCTCGTTCCTCGCAGACCAGGTTGCGCACCCTGCCCACCTGAACGCCCGGGACACGACGCTTGCGTTCGTCTCGCGCGCCCCCCAGGCCGAGATCCAAGGCCTGAAGGAGCGAATGGGCTGGCAGAACATCCCTTGGTACACGATCACCGACGACTTCGACGCCGACTTCGGCGTGGACGAGTGGCACGGCACGAATGCCTTCATCCGTGACGGCGAGGAGATCTTCCGCACCTACCTCGTCAACAGCCGCGGCGATGAGGCGATGGGGAGCACCTGGGCGTACCTCGACATCACCGCCCTCGGCCGCCAGGAGGAGTGGGAGGACTCGCCGGAGGGCTACCCGCAGACCGCGCCGTACGGGTGGTGGAACTACCACGACGCCTA from the Euzebyales bacterium genome contains:
- a CDS encoding DUF899 domain-containing protein: MNTPPIVSPEEWQTAWENLLVKEKELTRARDALAAERRRMPWMAVEKDYRFEGPDGPASLLDLFEGRRQLVVYRAFYAPDVTTYPQAGGAYPERACVGCSFLADQVAHPAHLNARDTTLAFVSRAPQAEIQGLKERMGWQNIPWYTITDDFDADFGVDEWHGTNAFIRDGEEIFRTYLVNSRGDEAMGSTWAYLDITALGRQEEWEDSPEGYPQTAPYGWWNYHDA